One stretch of Hymenobacter chitinivorans DSM 11115 DNA includes these proteins:
- a CDS encoding UDP-N-acetylmuramoyl-L-alanyl-D-glutamate--2,6-diaminopimelate ligase has product MNTADNLAVPLSSLLTDLTVQAQVGPADPAVLSLTLDSRQAQPGAVFFALRGAQTDGHQFIAKAVELGASVVVCQELPAETVATTTYVQVADSAEAMAYMAAAFYGHPSRQLKLVGITGTNGKTTCATVLHKLFRELGYHVGLLSTVQNQIDEQVIPATHTTPDAIRLNELLARMVQAGCTHCFMEVSSHAVVQHRVTGLQFAGGVFTNLTHDHLDYHGTFDNYLKAKKGFFDSLGKKAFALTNADDKRGPVMLQNTAARRETYSLRGPATYRARLVENAVHGLHLDVDGRDVQFRLIGVFNAYNILAIYGAAVLLGEEPMDVLTVLSGLTSAPGRFEPILAEKTRITGIVDYAHTPDALENVLDTIADIRQPSQQVITVVGCGGNRDAAKRPIMANLACKGSSRVVLTSDNPRFEDPNDILQQMQAGVQVADLGKVLTIADRREAIKTAVALAQPGDIVLVAGKGHENYQEIKGVKNDFDDKKVLQEMFELLGK; this is encoded by the coding sequence TTGAATACTGCCGATAACCTTGCCGTTCCGCTTTCTTCCCTGCTAACTGACCTCACGGTGCAGGCTCAGGTGGGCCCCGCCGACCCGGCGGTACTCAGCCTTACCCTGGATTCGCGCCAGGCCCAGCCCGGCGCGGTGTTCTTCGCCCTGCGCGGCGCCCAAACCGACGGCCACCAGTTTATTGCCAAAGCTGTGGAGCTGGGCGCCTCCGTAGTGGTGTGCCAGGAGCTGCCCGCCGAAACCGTTGCTACCACAACTTACGTGCAGGTAGCCGACAGTGCCGAGGCCATGGCCTACATGGCAGCGGCGTTTTACGGCCACCCGTCGCGCCAGCTTAAGCTGGTGGGCATCACGGGCACCAATGGCAAAACCACCTGTGCCACGGTGCTCCACAAGCTGTTTCGGGAGTTGGGGTACCACGTGGGTTTGCTCAGCACGGTGCAAAACCAGATTGACGAGCAGGTTATTCCGGCCACCCACACCACCCCCGACGCCATCCGCCTCAACGAGCTGCTGGCCCGGATGGTGCAGGCTGGCTGCACCCACTGCTTTATGGAGGTCAGCTCCCACGCCGTGGTGCAGCACCGCGTAACCGGCCTACAGTTTGCCGGCGGCGTGTTTACCAACCTCACCCACGACCACCTCGACTATCACGGCACCTTCGACAACTACCTGAAGGCCAAAAAGGGCTTTTTCGACAGCCTGGGTAAAAAAGCCTTTGCCCTGACCAACGCCGACGACAAGCGGGGCCCGGTAATGCTGCAGAACACCGCCGCCCGCCGCGAAACCTACTCCTTGCGCGGCCCGGCAACCTACCGGGCCCGACTGGTGGAAAACGCGGTGCACGGCCTCCACCTCGACGTAGACGGGCGCGACGTGCAGTTTCGCCTTATCGGGGTGTTCAACGCCTATAACATCCTGGCCATCTACGGGGCGGCCGTGCTGCTGGGCGAGGAGCCGATGGACGTGCTGACCGTGCTGTCGGGTCTGACCTCGGCGCCCGGCCGCTTCGAGCCGATTCTGGCCGAGAAAACCCGTATTACCGGCATCGTAGACTACGCCCACACCCCCGACGCCCTGGAAAATGTGCTCGACACCATTGCCGATATCCGCCAGCCCAGCCAACAGGTGATTACCGTGGTGGGCTGCGGCGGCAACCGCGACGCGGCCAAGCGCCCCATTATGGCCAACCTGGCCTGCAAAGGCTCCAGCCGCGTGGTGCTTACTTCGGATAACCCCCGCTTCGAAGACCCCAACGACATTCTGCAGCAGATGCAGGCCGGCGTGCAGGTAGCTGATCTGGGCAAAGTCCTGACCATTGCCGACCGGCGCGAGGCCATCAAAACGGCCGTAGCCCTGGCCCAGCCCGGCGACATCGTGCTGGTAGCGGGCAAAGGCCACGAGAATTACCAGGAAATCAAAGGCGTCAAGAATGACTTCGACGACAAGAAAGTCCTGCAGGAAATGTTCGAGCTGCTGGGAAAATGA
- the mraY gene encoding phospho-N-acetylmuramoyl-pentapeptide-transferase, protein MLYYLFNFLDKHYNLPGAGVFQFISFRAAMAVITSLIIAQVFGARLIRVLQMKQVGESIRDLGLQGQMEKKGTPTMGGLIILLAILVPVLLFAKLDNIYIVLMLLSTVWLGLIGFLDDYIKVFQKNKEGLSGRFKVLGQIGLGITVGWVLFFSDDVTVRQYLLPNGQLSAVDASTVYQDVKLMITTIPFAKNNELNYGNLFAYAGPFFNGLYSFLYIPIVILIITAVSNGANITDGLDGLAAGTSAIIGVTLAIFAFVSGNSILADYLDIMFIPNSGELVIFCTAFVGACIGFLWYNSYPAQVFMGDTGSLAIGGIIAVLALIVRKELLIPVLCGVFLIENLSVMLQVGWFKYTKRKYGEGRRLLRMSPLHHHYQKLGYHESKIVSRFWIIGIMLAIFTLVTLKLR, encoded by the coding sequence ATGCTTTATTACCTCTTCAATTTTCTCGACAAGCACTACAACCTGCCAGGCGCGGGCGTTTTCCAGTTTATTTCGTTTCGAGCGGCCATGGCCGTCATTACGTCCCTCATTATTGCTCAAGTCTTTGGTGCCCGTCTGATTCGGGTGCTGCAGATGAAGCAGGTGGGGGAGAGTATCCGGGATTTGGGCCTGCAAGGGCAGATGGAGAAGAAAGGCACTCCGACGATGGGCGGCCTGATTATCCTGCTGGCCATTCTGGTGCCGGTGCTGCTCTTTGCCAAGCTCGACAACATCTACATCGTGCTCATGCTGCTGAGCACCGTCTGGCTGGGCCTCATCGGTTTTCTGGACGACTATATTAAGGTGTTCCAGAAAAATAAGGAGGGTCTGAGTGGGCGCTTCAAGGTGCTGGGCCAGATTGGCCTGGGCATTACGGTGGGCTGGGTGCTGTTCTTCAGCGACGATGTGACCGTGCGCCAGTACCTGCTGCCCAACGGCCAGCTCTCGGCCGTGGATGCCAGCACCGTGTACCAGGACGTGAAGCTGATGATTACCACCATCCCGTTTGCCAAAAACAACGAGCTCAACTACGGCAACCTGTTTGCCTACGCCGGCCCGTTTTTCAACGGCCTTTACAGCTTCCTCTACATCCCGATTGTGATTCTGATTATCACGGCGGTGAGCAACGGGGCTAACATCACCGACGGCCTCGACGGGCTGGCGGCCGGTACTTCGGCCATTATCGGCGTGACGCTGGCCATTTTCGCCTTCGTGAGCGGCAACTCGATTCTGGCGGACTACCTGGATATTATGTTCATTCCGAACTCGGGGGAGCTGGTAATCTTCTGTACGGCCTTCGTGGGAGCCTGCATCGGGTTTTTGTGGTACAACAGCTATCCGGCCCAGGTTTTTATGGGCGACACCGGCTCGTTGGCCATCGGCGGCATCATTGCCGTACTGGCCCTGATTGTGCGCAAGGAGCTCTTGATTCCGGTCCTCTGCGGCGTGTTTTTGATTGAAAACCTGTCGGTGATGCTGCAGGTGGGCTGGTTTAAGTACACCAAGCGCAAGTACGGCGAAGGCCGCCGGTTGCTGCGCATGTCGCCGCTGCACCACCACTACCAGAAGCTGGGCTACCACGAGTCCAAAATCGTGTCCCGCTTCTGGATCATCGGCATTATGCTGGCCATTTTCACCCTCGTCACGCTCAAGCTGCGCTAA
- the murD gene encoding UDP-N-acetylmuramoyl-L-alanine--D-glutamate ligase, translating into MSTKIVILGAAESGVGAALLAQAKGHTVFVSDKSPIQPIYKEKLTAAGIPFEEGTHTLEEILTADEVVKSPGIPEKAPVIQALREKKIPVISEIELAGRYTQARCICITGTNGKTTTTLLTYHLLKEAGLKVGLAGNVGYSLAEQVIADEHDYYVVELSSFQLDDTYDFRAWVAVLLNITPDHLDRYDYSLEKYAHAKLRITRNMDSSGFFIYNADDPVIQQEFTSVFSQTNLLPFSLHHRPDYQLAGYYTSETELCTNLAPGLNEQPEQISTAGSPLIGQHNRQNTLAAVLCARVAGLNEEQIESALATFRNADHRLQPVGEIGGARFINDSKATNVEAAWFALDGIQQPIVWIAGGTDKGNDYSSLLSLAKEKVKALICLGVDNEKLKASFGSIVPHLEETQSMTEAVRRGAALAAPGDVVLLSPCCASFDLFKNYEDRGRQFAAAVNERMSE; encoded by the coding sequence ATGTCTACTAAAATCGTCATTCTCGGAGCTGCGGAAAGTGGGGTAGGGGCGGCGCTGCTGGCCCAGGCCAAAGGCCACACCGTATTTGTGTCCGACAAAAGCCCGATTCAACCTATATATAAGGAGAAGCTCACGGCGGCTGGTATTCCCTTCGAGGAAGGCACCCACACGCTGGAGGAAATTCTGACGGCCGACGAGGTGGTGAAAAGCCCGGGCATCCCGGAAAAAGCGCCGGTCATTCAGGCCCTGCGCGAGAAGAAGATTCCGGTCATTTCCGAAATCGAGCTGGCCGGCCGCTATACCCAGGCCCGCTGCATCTGCATTACGGGCACCAACGGCAAAACCACCACCACGCTGCTCACCTACCATTTGCTGAAGGAAGCTGGCCTGAAGGTGGGCCTGGCTGGCAACGTGGGCTACAGCCTGGCCGAGCAGGTTATTGCCGACGAGCACGACTACTACGTGGTGGAGCTCAGCAGCTTCCAGCTCGACGATACCTACGACTTCCGGGCCTGGGTGGCCGTGCTGCTCAACATCACCCCCGACCACCTCGACCGGTACGACTACTCCCTGGAAAAATACGCCCACGCCAAGCTGCGCATCACCCGCAACATGGACAGCAGCGGCTTTTTCATCTACAACGCCGACGACCCGGTTATTCAGCAGGAATTCACCTCGGTGTTCAGCCAGACCAACCTGCTGCCCTTCAGCCTGCACCACCGCCCCGACTACCAGCTGGCCGGCTATTACACTTCCGAAACTGAGCTCTGCACCAACCTGGCGCCGGGCCTGAACGAGCAGCCGGAGCAGATCAGCACGGCCGGCTCCCCGCTGATTGGGCAGCACAACCGCCAGAATACCCTGGCCGCCGTGCTCTGCGCCCGGGTGGCGGGCCTCAACGAGGAGCAGATTGAAAGCGCCCTGGCCACCTTCCGCAACGCCGACCACCGCCTGCAGCCCGTGGGCGAAATAGGCGGTGCCCGGTTTATCAACGATTCCAAGGCCACCAACGTGGAAGCCGCCTGGTTTGCCCTCGACGGAATTCAGCAGCCCATCGTCTGGATTGCCGGCGGCACCGACAAAGGCAACGACTACAGCAGCCTGCTGTCCCTGGCCAAGGAAAAAGTCAAGGCCTTGATCTGCCTGGGCGTCGACAACGAAAAGCTTAAAGCCAGCTTCGGCTCCATTGTACCCCACCTGGAAGAAACCCAAAGCATGACCGAAGCCGTGCGCCGCGGTGCCGCCCTGGCCGCCCCCGGCGACGTGGTGCTGCTCTCGCCCTGCTGCGCCTCCTTCGACCTGTTCAAAAACTACGAGGACCGCGGCCGGCAGTTTGCGGCAGCGGTGAATGAGCGAATGAGTGAATGA
- a CDS encoding FtsW/RodA/SpoVE family cell cycle protein yields MDPIKTWLQRNLKGDPILWAIVILFSLISIAVVYSATGTLAYKKMSGNTEYFLVKHTGLIFVGLFFMWLAHRIDYRYYSRLSLYALLISVPLLLFTFFVGGEVNGASRWLTIPVINQTVQPSDLAKLALISHLASMLSRRQQHVQDFKTTLLPVMLWIGVICGLIILSNASTALLLFATCLLLMFIGRVPIKQMAVMVAIGAVVGGIGLSTGQRLQTVKSRIENFTDKTKPVPFQLEHSYIAIATGGITGKGPGQSTERNILPHPYSDFIYAVIIEEYGLAGGAFVLFLYLAFLYRGLKTVMNSYGAFGGLLSAGLAFSLVLQAMVNMGVAVGLGPITGLPLPLLSMGGTSLIFTGISIGIILSVSRGEREIRPMTGEPEDTVRIPKKTAYA; encoded by the coding sequence ATGGACCCCATAAAAACCTGGCTGCAGCGGAATCTGAAAGGTGACCCAATTCTGTGGGCCATTGTGATTCTGTTTTCGCTCATCAGTATTGCCGTGGTGTATTCGGCCACCGGCACGCTGGCCTACAAGAAGATGAGTGGCAATACCGAGTACTTCCTCGTCAAGCACACCGGCCTGATTTTCGTGGGTTTGTTCTTCATGTGGCTGGCCCACCGCATCGATTACCGCTACTACTCCCGCTTGTCGCTCTACGCCCTGCTGATTTCGGTGCCGCTGCTGCTGTTCACCTTTTTCGTGGGTGGGGAAGTAAACGGGGCCTCGCGCTGGCTCACCATTCCGGTTATCAACCAAACCGTGCAGCCGTCCGACTTAGCCAAGCTGGCCCTGATTTCGCACCTGGCCAGCATGCTCAGCCGCCGGCAGCAGCACGTGCAGGACTTCAAAACGACTTTGCTGCCGGTAATGCTCTGGATTGGGGTTATCTGCGGCCTGATTATTCTCTCCAACGCCTCCACGGCACTGCTGCTGTTTGCCACCTGCCTGCTGCTCATGTTCATTGGTCGGGTGCCTATCAAACAGATGGCCGTCATGGTCGCCATTGGGGCCGTCGTGGGCGGCATCGGTTTGTCAACCGGTCAGCGCCTGCAAACGGTGAAGTCGCGCATCGAGAACTTCACCGATAAGACCAAGCCCGTGCCCTTCCAGCTTGAACACAGCTACATTGCCATTGCCACGGGCGGCATTACCGGCAAAGGACCCGGGCAAAGTACGGAGCGCAACATTCTGCCCCACCCGTACTCCGACTTTATCTACGCCGTCATCATCGAGGAATATGGCCTGGCCGGCGGGGCCTTCGTGCTGTTTCTATACTTAGCCTTTTTGTATCGAGGTCTGAAAACGGTGATGAACAGCTACGGCGCCTTCGGCGGCCTACTTTCGGCGGGCTTGGCGTTTAGCCTGGTTTTGCAGGCCATGGTCAACATGGGCGTGGCCGTGGGCCTGGGCCCGATTACCGGCCTGCCGCTGCCGCTGCTGAGCATGGGCGGCACCTCCCTGATTTTTACCGGTATCAGCATCGGTATTATCCTCAGCGTGAGCCGCGGGGAACGGGAAATCCGACCCATGACCGGCGAGCCGGAAGACACCGTCCGCATCCCCAAGAAAACGGCTTACGCGTAA
- the murG gene encoding undecaprenyldiphospho-muramoylpentapeptide beta-N-acetylglucosaminyltransferase — translation MPKTTLYSASAQPRPYRVIISGGGTGGHIFPAVAIANELRRRQPDAEILFVGANGRMEMTRVPEAGYKIVGLDIAGLQRRLTPQNLLFPVKVFRSVRKAGKLLQEFKPDAVVGVGGYASAPVLLAATSRGIPALIQEQNSYAGLVNKLLSRRVNRICVAYDGMEKFFPADKLVLTGNPVRTEIASGSRAEALSFFGLSPEKKTLLVIGGSLGARTLNEATAAALTRLQAAGIQLLWQTGKLYYPKAAEQAAPFAPDKLQALEFVQRMDLAYAAADVVISRAGALSVSELCLTGKPSILVPSPNVAEDHQTKNALALVEKDAALLVSDADAAATLYDQALALLNDPGRQQQLSQNVSRLAHPHATTTIVDELLALMDRA, via the coding sequence GTGCCCAAAACGACTTTATATAGCGCTTCTGCTCAGCCCCGGCCTTACCGCGTGATTATCAGCGGCGGAGGCACGGGCGGGCATATTTTCCCGGCGGTGGCCATTGCCAACGAGCTGCGCCGCCGTCAGCCCGACGCCGAAATCCTGTTTGTGGGCGCTAATGGGCGCATGGAAATGACCCGGGTGCCTGAGGCCGGCTATAAAATCGTGGGCCTCGACATTGCCGGCCTGCAGCGCCGCCTGACGCCCCAGAACCTGCTGTTCCCGGTGAAGGTGTTCCGCTCGGTGCGCAAGGCGGGCAAGCTGCTCCAGGAGTTCAAGCCCGATGCCGTGGTGGGCGTGGGCGGTTACGCCTCGGCCCCGGTGCTGCTGGCGGCCACTTCGCGCGGCATTCCGGCCCTGATTCAGGAGCAGAACTCCTACGCGGGCCTGGTCAATAAGCTGCTCAGTCGCCGCGTCAACCGGATCTGCGTGGCCTACGACGGGATGGAAAAGTTCTTCCCCGCCGACAAGCTCGTGCTGACCGGCAACCCCGTGCGCACCGAAATTGCCAGCGGCAGCCGCGCCGAAGCCCTGAGTTTCTTTGGCCTTTCGCCCGAGAAAAAGACCTTGCTGGTCATTGGCGGCAGCCTGGGCGCCCGCACCCTGAACGAAGCCACCGCCGCCGCCCTGACCCGCCTGCAGGCCGCTGGAATTCAGCTCTTGTGGCAAACCGGCAAGCTCTACTACCCCAAAGCCGCCGAGCAGGCTGCCCCCTTTGCCCCCGATAAGCTCCAGGCCCTGGAGTTCGTGCAGCGCATGGATCTGGCCTACGCCGCCGCCGACGTGGTTATCAGCCGGGCCGGGGCCTTGTCGGTGTCGGAACTCTGCCTGACCGGCAAGCCCAGTATTCTGGTGCCCTCGCCCAACGTGGCCGAAGACCACCAGACCAAAAATGCCCTGGCTTTGGTCGAGAAGGATGCTGCCCTGCTCGTGTCGGATGCGGATGCCGCCGCCACGCTCTACGACCAGGCTCTGGCCTTGCTCAACGACCCGGGCCGGCAGCAGCAGCTCAGCCAGAACGTGAGCCGCTTGGCTCACCCGCACGCCACCACGACCATCGTGGATGAACTTTTAGCCCTCATGGACCGCGCATGA
- the murC gene encoding UDP-N-acetylmuramate--L-alanine ligase produces MNPVAAFPNVYFLGIGGIGMSALARWFQANGHRVSGYDKTATPLTEALAAEGIRIHYDDAVESIPAEVRENREQTLVVLTPAIPKDHREWAWLREQGYDIRKRSQVLGVLTAGHYTIAVAGTHGKTTTSSMVAHLLHHAGVPCAAFLGGISVNLGSNLLLPPLAELTTNNQQPTTTPVVVEADEYDRSFLTLHPDIAIVTSTDADHLDIYGNKEALVESFRQFVGQIKPGGTLILNHTADQGIAEAVAEGVRVIRYGLSPEQGPELYADQITAQGHQFRFDLHGPLGNVQKLELAVPGYHNVENMLAACVVAQLQHVGEEQLKQAVAAYRGVKRRFEFIVTKGDKVYVDDYAHHPREIEAFLRSLRALYPGKRLRVVFQPHLFTRTRDFAPGFAQSLSLADEVVMLDIYPARELPLEGVTSELILSQITAPQKSLQTKAEVLASAESDDTFDVLATVGAGDIDQLVPRLRNILDIRWNGAEA; encoded by the coding sequence ATGAATCCCGTAGCCGCATTTCCGAACGTCTATTTTCTGGGTATCGGCGGCATTGGCATGTCGGCCCTGGCCCGCTGGTTTCAGGCCAACGGCCACCGCGTGAGCGGCTACGATAAAACCGCCACGCCCCTGACCGAAGCCCTGGCCGCCGAAGGCATCCGGATCCACTACGACGATGCCGTAGAGAGCATTCCGGCCGAGGTGCGCGAAAACCGGGAGCAGACGCTGGTCGTCCTTACGCCCGCCATTCCCAAAGACCACCGGGAGTGGGCCTGGCTGCGGGAGCAGGGCTACGACATCCGTAAGCGCAGCCAGGTGCTGGGCGTGCTTACCGCGGGTCACTACACCATTGCCGTAGCCGGCACCCACGGCAAAACCACGACCAGCAGCATGGTGGCTCACCTGCTTCACCACGCCGGTGTGCCCTGCGCGGCCTTCCTGGGCGGTATTTCCGTCAACCTGGGCTCTAACCTGCTGCTGCCTCCATTGGCTGAGCTGACAACTAACAACCAACAACCAACAACTACCCCTGTGGTAGTTGAGGCCGACGAGTACGACCGGAGCTTCCTGACCCTGCACCCCGATATTGCCATCGTCACCAGCACCGATGCCGACCACCTCGACATCTATGGCAACAAGGAGGCCCTGGTGGAGTCGTTCCGGCAGTTTGTGGGCCAGATCAAGCCCGGCGGCACGCTCATCCTCAACCACACCGCCGACCAGGGCATTGCCGAAGCCGTGGCCGAAGGCGTGCGGGTAATCCGCTACGGCCTCTCGCCCGAGCAGGGCCCGGAGCTCTACGCCGACCAGATTACGGCCCAGGGTCACCAGTTCCGCTTCGACCTGCACGGCCCCCTCGGCAACGTGCAAAAGCTGGAACTGGCCGTGCCCGGTTACCACAACGTGGAAAACATGCTGGCCGCCTGCGTGGTTGCTCAGCTACAACACGTGGGGGAGGAGCAGTTGAAGCAGGCCGTAGCAGCGTATCGGGGCGTAAAACGCCGGTTTGAGTTTATCGTCACCAAGGGCGACAAGGTCTACGTGGACGACTACGCCCACCACCCCCGCGAAATAGAAGCCTTCCTCCGCTCGTTGCGGGCCCTGTACCCGGGCAAGCGGCTGCGGGTCGTGTTTCAGCCCCACCTCTTCACCCGCACCCGCGACTTTGCCCCCGGCTTTGCCCAGAGCCTGAGCCTGGCCGATGAAGTGGTGATGCTCGACATCTACCCGGCCCGGGAGCTGCCCCTGGAAGGCGTGACCTCCGAATTGATTTTGTCCCAAATAACGGCTCCGCAAAAGTCGTTGCAAACCAAAGCCGAAGTCCTGGCCTCGGCCGAATCAGACGATACTTTCGACGTATTAGCCACCGTCGGGGCTGGAGATATTGACCAGCTTGTACCACGGCTAAGGAATATTTTAGATATTCGCTGGAATGGAGCTGAAGCGTAA
- a CDS encoding cell division protein FtsQ/DivIB has product MLFATGCLVLLSGLAVFAGVRQASRPVGEVIVTIGNEFNNYFISEREVTALLTRNGHQQLEGAHPDDLDLKALEARLKAHSFVKEAQVYRDLAGNLHADVRQNRPIARLVHADTRQDSYLDAEGKKLPLSSLFTARVVPISRLGGGPLQAGFFQDSTGRQYLAFLRYIDEHPFWRAQVAEVFIGPNGKVSFTQQVGDQRIEFGFPENISEKFAKLMVFYRQIPPVLGWDTYHRVNVEFQDQIICE; this is encoded by the coding sequence TTGCTGTTTGCCACCGGGTGCCTCGTGCTGCTCTCGGGGCTGGCCGTGTTTGCCGGAGTCCGGCAGGCCAGCCGCCCCGTGGGGGAGGTCATCGTGACCATCGGCAACGAGTTTAACAATTACTTCATTAGTGAGCGGGAAGTAACGGCTTTATTAACCCGCAACGGCCACCAGCAGCTCGAGGGCGCCCATCCCGACGACCTGGACCTTAAAGCCCTAGAAGCCCGCCTTAAAGCCCACAGCTTCGTCAAGGAAGCGCAGGTGTACCGCGACCTAGCCGGTAATTTGCACGCCGACGTGCGCCAAAACCGTCCGATTGCCCGCCTCGTACACGCCGATACCCGCCAGGATAGTTACCTCGATGCCGAGGGCAAGAAACTGCCGTTGTCTTCGTTATTCACGGCCCGCGTGGTACCCATTTCCCGACTGGGAGGCGGACCGCTCCAAGCTGGCTTTTTCCAAGATTCCACCGGTCGTCAATATCTAGCGTTTTTGCGCTATATTGATGAGCATCCGTTCTGGCGCGCCCAGGTTGCGGAGGTCTTTATCGGCCCCAATGGCAAGGTTTCCTTCACCCAGCAAGTGGGTGACCAACGAATAGAATTTGGCTTTCCGGAGAATATTTCGGAAAAATTTGCGAAACTGATGGTATTTTACCGTCAAATTCCACCGGTCTTGGGCTGGGACACGTACCACCGCGTCAACGTTGAGTTCCAAGATCAAATCATTTGTGAGTAA
- the ftsA gene encoding cell division protein FtsA, whose protein sequence is MQNDKIVVGLDIGTTKICALVGRKNEFGKLEILGMGKAVSEGVVRGIVSNIDKTVDAIRKAIRQAEEQSGINIGVVNVGIAGQHIKSLQHNGSITRNSAETEITVDDVNRLTNDMYRLVTPPGSEIIHVMPQDYKVDYEEGIMDPVGMSGVRLEGNFHIITAQSTAINNINKCVTKAGLEIDNLILEPLASSMSVLSDEEKEAGVALIDIGGGTTDLAIFKDGIIRHAAVLPFGGNIVTSDIKQGCAVMQNQAEQLKVKFGKAIAEEASDYEIVSIPGLRDRAPKEISLKNLAHIIEARMEEIIELVYAEIQRTGHGDKLAAGIVLTGGGSQLQNLVQLTEYVTGLDTRIGYPNEHLGKSRIEAVKSPMYATTVGLVLAGYRSIDERVGRSYEEEEQQYRPAPEVRAAVPAAPQPAPQPQPAPPKKTSGAGKFFQDIISRTKGLLIDDFDDKQY, encoded by the coding sequence ATGCAAAACGATAAGATTGTAGTCGGCCTCGACATTGGTACCACCAAAATCTGCGCTCTGGTAGGGCGCAAGAACGAGTTTGGCAAACTCGAAATCCTGGGCATGGGCAAGGCTGTGTCGGAAGGAGTGGTGCGCGGTATCGTGTCGAACATCGACAAGACGGTGGATGCAATTCGGAAAGCCATCCGGCAGGCCGAAGAACAGTCCGGAATCAATATTGGCGTCGTGAACGTGGGCATTGCCGGCCAGCACATCAAGAGCCTGCAGCACAACGGCAGCATCACCCGCAATTCGGCCGAAACTGAGATTACCGTCGACGATGTAAATCGGCTGACCAACGATATGTACCGGCTGGTAACCCCGCCCGGCTCCGAAATCATCCACGTAATGCCCCAGGACTACAAGGTGGATTACGAGGAGGGCATCATGGACCCCGTGGGCATGTCGGGCGTGCGCCTGGAAGGCAACTTCCACATCATTACGGCTCAGAGCACGGCCATCAACAACATCAACAAGTGCGTTACCAAGGCGGGCCTGGAAATCGATAACCTGATTCTCGAGCCCCTGGCTTCGAGCATGTCGGTGCTGTCGGACGAAGAAAAGGAAGCCGGCGTCGCCCTGATTGACATCGGGGGCGGTACCACCGACCTGGCCATTTTCAAGGACGGTATTATTCGGCATGCCGCGGTGTTGCCCTTTGGCGGCAACATCGTGACCAGCGACATCAAGCAGGGCTGCGCCGTAATGCAGAACCAGGCCGAGCAGCTGAAGGTGAAATTCGGTAAAGCCATTGCCGAGGAAGCCTCCGACTACGAAATCGTGAGCATCCCCGGCCTGCGCGACCGGGCGCCCAAGGAAATCAGCCTCAAGAACCTAGCCCATATCATCGAGGCCCGGATGGAGGAAATCATCGAGCTGGTGTACGCCGAGATTCAGCGCACCGGCCACGGCGACAAGCTGGCGGCCGGCATCGTGCTGACCGGCGGCGGCTCCCAGCTGCAGAACCTGGTGCAGCTTACCGAATACGTCACGGGCCTCGACACCCGCATTGGTTACCCCAACGAGCACCTGGGCAAGTCGCGCATTGAAGCCGTGAAGTCGCCGATGTACGCTACCACCGTGGGCCTGGTGCTGGCCGGCTACCGCTCGATTGACGAGCGGGTGGGCCGCTCGTACGAGGAAGAGGAGCAGCAGTATCGCCCCGCGCCCGAAGTGCGGGCAGCAGTTCCGGCCGCGCCGCAGCCGGCTCCGCAACCCCAGCCAGCGCCTCCGAAGAAAACCTCGGGGGCCGGCAAGTTCTTCCAGGACATCATCAGCCGCACGAAAGGACTGCTGATTGATGATTTCGACGACAAGCAGTACTAA